In Lysinibacillus sp. FSL M8-0337, the following proteins share a genomic window:
- a CDS encoding TetR/AcrR family transcriptional regulator, which produces MNKRKRQIITAARELFIEKGFLDTSINDIISAAKVSKGTFYNHFVSKNECLIAILDEGREEASNRRHELLYGKDPTDLEILTQQVAVLMHVNREHNLVQIFESIFHSRDSELKKILLNYHLQELEWLANRLVQVFGEEIRPMSYECAVQTLGMVNLSLRAVLIADYKYINREAIVRVALRNISVIIPTMLESNEVLISAEMFNAIQNVINYQQVSKDVVIDQLAGFTKGLSEHDTLEGFEYATFLLEELQQQKPKLFIIESLLTPFRKAFVGTEHAAEARDIANSLWRYVKMQQPSEQCKR; this is translated from the coding sequence ATGAATAAAAGAAAAAGACAAATAATTACTGCAGCTCGGGAACTTTTTATAGAAAAAGGATTTTTAGATACGTCCATTAACGATATTATTAGTGCGGCCAAAGTTTCAAAGGGCACTTTTTATAATCATTTTGTTTCTAAAAATGAATGTTTGATTGCCATATTGGATGAGGGGCGCGAGGAGGCTAGTAATCGTCGACACGAGCTTCTTTATGGAAAGGATCCCACTGATTTAGAAATATTAACACAGCAAGTGGCTGTGTTGATGCATGTCAATCGCGAGCATAACCTCGTACAAATTTTCGAATCGATTTTCCATTCACGGGATAGTGAACTTAAAAAAATCCTTTTGAATTATCACTTACAAGAATTAGAGTGGCTTGCCAATCGACTTGTACAGGTTTTTGGTGAAGAAATTAGACCGATGAGCTATGAATGTGCCGTACAAACATTGGGGATGGTGAACCTGTCCTTACGTGCAGTCCTAATAGCGGACTACAAATATATAAATCGCGAAGCCATTGTACGAGTAGCATTGCGCAATATAAGTGTCATTATACCTACTATGCTTGAATCCAATGAAGTCCTTATAAGCGCTGAAATGTTTAACGCGATACAAAACGTAATTAATTATCAACAAGTAAGTAAAGATGTCGTCATTGACCAATTAGCAGGCTTTACTAAAGGGCTGTCAGAGCATGACACGCTTGAAGGTTTTGAATATGCAACATTTCTTTTAGAGGAATTGCAGCAACAAAAACCAAAACTCTTTATTATCGAATCATTGCTCACTCCTTTCAGAAAAGCATTCGTTGGAACGGAACATGCTGCTGAAGCACGCGATATTGCCAATAGTTTATGGCGCTATGTAAAAATGCAACAACCATCAGAGCAATGTAAAAGATAA